The DNA window AACACTGCCATCTAGTGCTCACGGAGAAAATGACACTTCACACTGGCTTTGATTTGAGagtggcatttatttatttacaaggcAACATAAAATGACAGTAAGCACATTTGAGCTCTTCTCTAAGGCACTTTTCCGTGACTGGCCTTCATGAGGGCCTTGATGGCGCGGGCCCTCATCTCGAGCTCCAGTAGCTCCAGCTGCTGAAGGGATGGCGGACACGCAGCGGCGGCCCGTTGCTGGACGGCGACGGCCGCGGCGTCCTCTTCCGTCAGGGCCAAAATCTCGCTGACGCTTCGGTCGATGTCGTTTTGGATGTCCTTCTTGGCTTTGGCGGGCTTCGGGGCTTCGCCGCTGTCCGCCGTTTTGACGGGCGGCTCCTCTTTTAGGGCGTCGATGTCGCTGTCGCCGGCGTTGAGGCTGAGAACGTCACTGTCCTCGCTCAAGACGCCCCCTGGAAAGAAAGCCGGGCGGAATCTCAATAGGATTCGAGTCGGAACATTCCGCATTATTGtacatgcaaaaaaagaagacaaaatacaGCCTAACTGTATAAGGAGTCGCTCTGCTATTACACATTTGACATAAGTCaacacacctctgttcaaatgccattttttttggtgATATAAAACAATGAGACAGAGATAAAACactcttttactttttttccacaccattaatgtgacctataacctgtacagcaatttttttaacctgtcgtTTTTAACCTTGACCTGCAGAAATCAATTAAGAGAAaggaagcaaaaataaacacctgaaataatgtggttgcacaagtgtgcccACCCTCTTAACTGCCCCGTGTCTctttctgattaaccccaaataaagttcaaatgttCGAATAGGCTCttcctgacattttctttgctttctaCCAAAAGCCCAGCAGCCACATTCCAgttgtaagagggtgtgcacatttgtgcaaccacattaattcagctgtttatttttgcttcccctcttgaaaagatgAACAATAATTTTCAATTGTTTCTCAACATTTTActccacattaatggtggaaaaaggtttgaaatattttatctttgtctcgttttttttccttttcttaacAAGTCACAAAAACAGGACCAAGGTCTGTCAACTTTATATCCACTCTACATTCTCAATTGTCTTACGAGCATAACGACAAAAAATCTCCATAGGGCTTGAGACAACATTCTTACGTGAAAATGTCAGCGTTAAAACTATAAAATGAATGCGTAATAAGTCGTACCAttttatgacatcatcaagcgtaaaaagaagttaaccactgtttaaaaaaataaataaataaaaaagccatTAAAACACTATACCTTAACTTTGATAGTAAGTAAAGATGTGTACGTTGACGCATAAATTCTTCTTCTCATCTCACGGACTTCTTCTTCTCCTGGACGAGGAAGTTTCTTCTTTACGTGAAAATGGACTCACGGATCCAATAAAACGCACCAAAGTGGATGGCGAAGTCTCGTGAGAAGTTTCCCACACACtccattttgtattgtatttaaagtattatttatattattattagtagtagtattactgaggactatgagtgtgaatggaacTATTGATATGATTCGATAACTTACCTTGCTGGGGGTTGTCAGTTTTTTCCGGTTCTTTGACACACGCCGTTGAGTCCACAATGCAGTCTTTCCTTCAAGACACGGAGGCCATAAAGCCACTTAGTTGCCGTAACAATAATTatgataatcatcatcataataatattgCCCCCGAAAGCATATTTTAAACacccaaaacaataataacaattaaagcCTGGCCAAAAGGCATTTGTCACCTTaacaatcatcatcataacaGTGCCCCAAAGCAAATATTGCCATgccccaaacaaacaaacaaacaaataaataaacacgtACATAAATAGCAGCATTGAACCCTCACCAATGAATTTGTGCTAATCTCGCCAGGACGCAAAatttggtgatttatttttcaggatgtCAAAGGCCACCCAAGGggcataataataaaatcaataagAAGAACATGAATTCAAGCCAACTTTGAGACATTGTTGGAAAATAGAggaactcacttttttttctgggccTGTTGTTGTGCGTTTTGGCTACCGTCGTCTTCTTTGGTCACTTCTTCCCCTAAAACACAAACGTTAGGATCACGAGGCGAAAAGTGTATAAGACGACGACGGAAGCGGTCTTGCTACCAGACAGGATCTGCATGATGTTTCTCTCAGAGATCGGCTCCAGTTGCTCCCAGCACACTTTTCGGACATCCTCTAAATTACAATCCTGCAAAACGATGGCGGTAAAAACAGGTTATACTAAAATAGTATcataaaaacatgttaaattattataatatatatatatcattacaaaaatatatacattaaaacacatacaaatgagaaaaataaataaatcgtacACGCATGTCATTCAATAATCCACATCCAGTCAAATTGTTCAATATTGTAAATTTATTGTATGTTGTATGTATTGTAATATTGTAAATACACGGCAATGGTGTGGTGTTCAGTGGCCAAAGCCTGCATGGTATTTTCGAGGTCTTTATTCCAGCTGCTTCGTTCAGTGGTGTTTACGTGCAGTCGGTGCGCTCGTTCACCTTGAATTGCTCGGGCAGCATCCTGCGTAGTTTCTTCTCGCCCAGCACGCCGAAGCACTGCTCCAGCATCCCCTTCTTGTCGCCTACATAGGCGCTGATGGGCTTGAACGGTACCCCGAGATCGAGCCCACCTTCTTCGATGTCACTGCCGACCCTGTCCAGCTCCGGGTCGGCGAACTCGTCCTGCAAACGACGTCAGCTTTTAATGTCACACTTAACCGTCCGATATTCCGCGGAAATCAGCGCGCTTTTAGTTTACAGACAGTCCCCAAACGCAACGCAATTAGCTTGACGCCAAGTGTCAAATATTTATCTCACCACTATGTTGCTTTCCGCGCTTCTACGCTTACTGCTTCGACGCCGCTCCTCGAACGGCggatgttttcttttcttttcaccgCCAGTGGACTTCTTTTTGAGCatttttggtgaaaataaaCCACAATGTCGGCCACGGTACGTTCGTAAATGCCGCTTGCTTGAGTGTCGCCGGAATGTGACGTCATTTACaccagattttctttttcttcttctgcagtTGTTTTCGGCTCTCTCCTGCAATGTTCTTTGCTGCCCTCTAACGGCAGTAGTGTGCCATTTCACCAAGGTGACGAAAtaacattaatattaatattattattaatacaaatTGTATCAGTCTTAATGTCACCGTgcaaaaaattgaaataaaatgaatgtcaAAGACAATTCAATTTGTTTAATATAAACTAATTACTTAAATCACAATGCAATTAAATAAAAGTGAATtcagtaaaaagtgtatttgtaaaataattacatttatatttaaaagtaATATATTTGACCAGGGTACCAGTATTTGTGCTTGCTTCAATGGTAACATTGTGCCTATTCATTTAGTTTGGTATCACTGAATACTattggaccagccaggacaccccTGAAGAACAGTCCGTAATGCGGTTGCCAAATATTATGATGGAACTGAAGCGATTGAGTCACCTCAGAAATGTAGCGTTTCCTAGTTGTCTCCCTACTGTCGTACCCTTGCGTCGCAATTAAAGCACCTTTGAAGTCCGGTTTGTTTTTGAAACATGATTGTCATGCGCGGCGTCAGGCCAGCTCGCTGGCGGCTATAAATGTTTCTCCAATCAAAGGGCGCTGCTATTTTGCTGCAAAACATCCCACGAGCCTCCATTTTGAGCTGGCAAAACTTTTATACATCATTTTATATATCCCACATGCATTGAAACAACCGATTTTACCCTTTGTAAAAGTTGGCCTCAACAACGTAAGCGTTGTCGTGGCTGGTACAACAATATTAGTGGGTACCAAATTATGGGatttggctaatgttagcatgtaATGTTAGCACTGATGCCAGCGTCAAGGCAACTTTAAAGGTTATGCAGTTGGTACCATGATAAGGTGCTAGGGTAATTTTAGCATTGACGCTAgcgctaaaacaacaacaatataagtGGGTACCAAAGTTGGGGATTTGGGTAAAATAGCACTAACAATTTAAGATATCCTGCTTTGGCACTAAATATTGCTCTTAAGTTGCGTTAGTGCTAGCGTCAATGCTAACATTAGATGCTAATATTACATTGGTATGTCTGTCTCAATTGCTTTGTATATCAATCCtgtgttgactttgttttggtCAATAAGAGAATGAACATTTTAGCAATAATGCGGCTTGCTGTAAACCCAAAGTGCATTGATCGGCTTCCAGATGTCATTCAACATAAAAATGTAACTGAAGAGATTTTTATGAGCACCTTAAATCATCATGTCCAGTCACACTGCGTGTCCTGAATTTTCAGCATGATGATGTAGAGTGAAAAGGGCCACTGGAGGGCAGCGCCGCCACAGATGATCACTCCCGCCATACACATGTAGCCATTGATGGGGTCCTGCAGGATGGGGTTCCGTGGTGTGCCCTGGCAACGCTGTTGGATTTCCGGCAGCTCTTAGTCCCCGACTGTGGCTCCGGAGGTCTTTGAAAATGTCAATCACGTGCCCCTCCAAGGCCTTGCTGGGAGGCGGGAACTGCAACGGCTTGGTCTCCACCTTGTCTGTGCCTTCAAACCTAACGATGGGAACATGTGACGCGTGACCGGGAAATTTTCACATCCTTACCTTGCTAGGTGGCTACATggcaaaccctaaccctgcagCATCATGGAGCCTAATTGAGACAATGACATTGTCACCGGTGGATATCAACATCACTGTCCCCCACTACTCCACAGCCCCCCTTGACTGTGTGGTCCTGCATCTCCATCTTACTGATGGTGGAGCTGTCACTCAGGGCACCCGCCACCTGTCCGCCGCAGCTCTGCCTGTCCCATGAGTGACCCTCATTATGTGGCGCGGCAATATGGCGGATagctcagccttcctggtagcAGATTGCACACAGGAAGGGGTCACCTCCCTTTCGATCTCATGGCCTCCGTGCCGGGAGGGGGGCCAAACGCAACAAACATTTTGCATCTGCTCTAGTGGTGAGGGATGTCATCATGCTCCAATTTATGGATGATTCTCGCATCTTATAACATCAACCCTCATCCTCCGTAGCCCTAACTGTAACTCATAACCTTAACTCCAAATCTAAACATGAACCCAATACTAACCCCTcaccaaaccctaaccccgacTCCGTAACTCTAACCTAAGAGCCTAACCCCTTACCCTTAACTGtaaaccctaatttaaaccGCTAAGCATAATCCTCTCACCCACAAATGCCTGACCTTAACCTAACTACCTAATCCAAACCTCCTAGCCCCCTAATTGAACCCCCCaccaaccctaacccctaaaTCCCCAAACCTAATCCAAGTCTGACTCCCTCAATTTAACCTACGTCTGTGCAGATTGTCAGTCATCTACCTGtaggtcatggtaatctgcaaaggttgaatcaaggcaactgcactgttcttgtttgttgaagacatttcacctttaatccaaaaggatTCTTCAGATCAAAATTTTAAGTGCGGAGTGCCTTGTTGGGCTGGTCAACAACAGGGTGTTGTTGTTGCCCAATGGAGTTGGTGTAAGGACCGTCCTGCATACCAATAACTAACCAACTCCAAACTCAAACTGAACCCCCTAACCCTGACCTAACGCCCTAACTCCTGACCCCTTAACCCAAAGTCTAACCCTGCCCACAAACTCTCTAAACATAACCTAACCACCTAAAGCAACCTTAGTCGAACTCCCTACCCCTAAACCCTAGCTCACTAGTTTTAGgggacaatttttttctgtaaaacaatatttgacatCAACTCAGCTGATGGAGATGCAGTAGCTGAAAGAATTCAGAACTCACTGGGGCACACAGGAGCCAAAACGTCACTCCAACTGTTTCGGGGATTTTGCGGCATGAAGTGAAAATCCCGCACTTAAGCTCACTATCTCTCGTCTGAGCACAGACTTCCGATTCAGTTAGACAAGCGCAGGGTTGCAGAAGGGTGGGGGCGCATCCAAAAGTCTGCGCTTGGCCCGACTCGCAAGCTCCGCGGAAGGGTTCAGGGCAGGCCTTTGCCAGGATGGATCTAATCTCTGAGGGCTCTCATGCGGATATTTGCTCAGCGTTAACTATGAACTACGAGAGATTGTCACTCTAGGACAGCACCTCATACACTGGGCCTTATAGGATAGAAAACGGCTGCGCTGTCATTGGCCGCATTTCCAGTCACTGTTCACATAATTAGTGTGCGGTCTACTTGTCAGTCATTATACACAGTGCCACTAATTCGTTTGGATGCCTCCCAGTGCTTTCCAATCAGTTTTGGTTCTCCGCTCTGAGTGTTTATCCATTTCGGGCCCCACCCACACCCCAACCGCATGGTGGCGGAACTGGCAGCTGTGCTGTGCCCTCATCTACCTGCTATGGCACAGCCTGGGAGGGCAACCCATTATTCATTTAGACAGGCTTTTTTATGAGCCAGCAGGCTTGTTGCGGGGCCCCCGAGCAGATGTGTTGTTTTGTCAATGTTAAGAGCTCCACGTGTAAATAAAGACTACAGtgtatcccaaaaaaaaactattacttCACTACCCCATTActcatatatttttcatttttgtttcaggTACAAGTAACCCTAAATAATGGAACACCGATTATTAACTTTTGAAGCAAGAATATTTATCATAAAATGTTACTGGAAGCACGAAAACACCACAAAATGAAGTTAAAGACCCTCTTTAAGACAGTTTCACCACAGTATAGCATTGCTGATATGCGAGCGACACTTCTCCCAAAACGTTCGGTATCTCCAACTTTTGAGTGACATTTCAGAATGAAGATTTATGACAACCTTTACAGTTGAACTTACTTTGGCCTTGCCTGAACTTTGAACTGCACGTGTCCAATTGTTCAACCTTTCAACTTGCTTGTTTGAGCCATGaattgaccaatacatttcctcgTTCAATTAAAACTGGTACTTTAACAGTATCCCAATCAATTACCCCAATAAACACCGacatcaaaacaaaattcaCGAGTAATGGCTGTTAAAAAaggagggttttttttgggggggggggtgggggggggtgggggtggcttTATATCAGGAGAGAAAGGAGGCAAAAGACAAGAGTGCTGTGTTTGGTTTTTAAGATGAGCTTGGAAAGGAAGCTATTTAATGCACAAAGCCTCTCTACCTGCAGCTGCATACCGATCGGGAAAAGCCTGATGGAACGCAAGCTGATTCACCGGGCCTTCATTTTGATGGACCTTGCATCAAGAGCAACCTTTGCTCACGTCGCCTCGTGGGTCTCATCTGCATTGTTGTTATGTTACTCTCCGTCAATCAGTGGTTTGCAAAATAGTTTGGGGGTGCGCCAAGTAATCTCcaagattatttttaaaagtgcataCCTCCAGTGCATACCATGATCAcgtaaatgtatgttttttgttttgtttatttatttaatttttttttaaatctgagatTAAAGGAGCAAAATTGTATTTGTCAGGAACAAAAGGGGGGTATTTCCAAGAAAATAGtgctatgtatatatattttttaagaataaaggcGTGTCCTCCAGAATTAAAAGtgtaatacagtgaaccctcgctatCCGCGGGGCATTGGGAACGAATCCTGCCATTGATAGTGAGAATCTTCGAGTAATTGACGCCCGCACataaaggtttgtaattgcccatagatgccacaaaatggcaaaacCAAGACGAAATAAAGCTCCTGTTCCTTAGTTCAACAGATCTCATTGTTACCAAGATGCCACGAGATGGCTTTTcaggctttggcctgagcaaaaataaatttaaaaacaaataaataaataaaacactgaaAATAGGTGactttttcagtgaataatggagggttgattaaaaaaaaaaaaaaaaagttaagtttTGCAATTGCTCCTCATTAAACTTTGAGTTAAATATAAGATTTTgagacatgatttgcaaatcattgtattctgtttttatttgtttaacacaacgtcccaacttcaatggaattgaggttgtaatgttacgagaatgtcgtctttttttttacatctcatAGCTACTATTTTCTTCTCAAAAACAGGCAAGCTTTTCATTCCTATAGCATTCAGGGTTACAGGTGGTAGTTACGTTTAACTGCCGTTAGGATTATGAGGAAAGATTTCTACCCCAaacccaaaatgttcaactcattcactgccattgacggattTAGAatccaaatatccatgttaactcaAAGGGCTGGCTGTGAATTAGAACCCCCTACCTTAAATACAGTGCAGTGAACTTTGACCTGACATGAGAGGAATACAAAGCAGGAGCAACACAGGGGCCCTGTTTAAAGAAGGAATTGAGCACCCGCGTCATCCTGCAGATAagcacaaagggaaaaaaaacacatttacttcTCTTTGCTGCATCGACGGGAATCACACCCCCAacgctaaaaaaataaataaataaaataatgtaaaaaaaaataaaaataaaataaaacaaaggctgaCCTTCAAAAACTTTACCGCATTCTATCATACACTCTCTTAATTGAGTGCACACAAAACGTATGCAACACCTGCTTTGCTGCAATCTGACACCAATCGATCAGCGCTGGGCTTAACGGTTTCAGCCAAGGGGCACTTTTTGGAATTTTAATTCTCTCCTAACACTCTATACAGTCCTCATTCCCCAGATGGTCCAAGAACATCTTTTAGGGTTCTTGGAAAAAGTAACCCAAGCAGTAATCTTACCTTACGATCGGGGGACCAACTGAAACGTGGTGTAAAACACTGTAATCACATTAGAATTTGCAAATACACGTTTAATCAAGCAATAGTCAGCATGCAATCATATTTAAGATGGACAATAAGTGCAGTAGAGATTtgtatctaaaaataaataatatggcTGATCCATAGTTCAGTGCAATGTGTAAGGCTTTTCATTTTGCAGGATGCTAGACCTTCTAGGAACCTGGGGAGGTCTGGGTGGACTGCATCGGGAGTTCATCGGAGATGTCCACCAGGTTGTCGTAGCTCTGAGAGTCGTCCTCGCCGTGCTGCCGCCtcgcaaaattcacaaaaacctgccaaaGTAACCATAAGTGTGTGAATGTACAGGTGTATGTTTTCCggaaaaaatctggaaaattcTGATACGCAAAACACCTCAGCAAAAAAGTCATGACTGACTAGGAATTTCTCACACCGTTTAAAATTAAAGTCCTctacaagaaaaataaagaaggaACATTTGCCCCATGGGATCGACGATATTAAGCCTgaaagataaaaaacaaaaaaggctaaACACCACACTAAAAAAAGTCACACTGACTCGCAACATGGTAGCACTGCTGCTAATCAACAAAGTTATGATAATCCCAACACACTGAGAAAAGTCATACCAACTTGAAATTTCTCACTCAATTGTTTTTCAATGTCCTCTTCAAGAAACCAACACGGCATTTTGACACGTTTGCTATTATCTAACCTGAAAGTCCTGACATCATAACACACTGACGTGAAATTTCTCACACCGTTCCATATAAATGTCCTAAATTTCGCCGCATGGGATTACTGTTTTTAAGCCTGAAAGGTATAATAGTCCAAACACTTCACCCATAAAAGTCACTCTGACTTGAAATTTCTTACACGATTCCGTTTCTATGTCAACTGCAAGCAAAAAGATGGAATAATCCACAAAGTAATGATAGACCACGTCTGATAAAAGGAAGTGCTTGACAATGCAGTCTAGGTTGAAAAAAAACGTGTCCACATATAAAGTGCCGGCAACGACTTGACAATCTGACACCTGGAAGGCACTTAAGATGTTGCCGTTCTCTTTTCAAATGGTCACTTTGCTCTTTGCCGGTGCAGCCTGGGCCGCGTGGATCGATATTAATTGTGGCATGAACTCGGCGTTCTAGGACTGGGTCAAGGATCCTCTCGATCAATCACCAGCTGAGAGGTGACtgtcagggggggggggggggggggtcctcgaCGCGTCACCTGGACCTCCTCGCTCCCACACTACAGCCGGTGCTTGTAAACAGGAGCTCGCTGACAAAAAAAGGACGCGCCAGAAATGACATGAGAACCAGCGAGATTAGACCCGGAATATTAGTGAATACAACGTAAATGAAAGCAACAgttaaatgcaattaaatacatattttagaaATTGAATGAAATCGAACAAATAAGCGCTCAATCTACAACAGCCCGAGGAAAGTCATTTCCACACAATCAAGGCAACGGGGACTGAGAGTCAAATTACTCCCTGAATattattgaataaaatacaagacattgttcatgttttttttattcatttaatgccatttaaataataaaaataataataattttcatgaCTCTTTTTAATGCACTGTGGTGtcattaaataatacaaataaatatttataaattcaAGTCAACGAATAAGAAATTCACTAAAATAAAGACATTGTCCagat is part of the Phyllopteryx taeniolatus isolate TA_2022b chromosome 23, UOR_Ptae_1.2, whole genome shotgun sequence genome and encodes:
- the LOC133472865 gene encoding caspase activity and apoptosis inhibitor 1 — translated: MLKKKSTGGEKKRKHPPFEERRRSSKRRSAESNIVDEFADPELDRVGSDIEEGGLDLGVPFKPISAYVGDKKGMLEQCFGVLGEKKLRRMLPEQFKDCNLEDVRKVCWEQLEPISERNIMQILSGEEVTKEDDGSQNAQQQAQKKKKDCIVDSTACVKEPEKTDNPQQGGVLSEDSDVLSLNAGDSDIDALKEEPPVKTADSGEAPKPAKAKKDIQNDIDRSVSEILALTEEDAAAVAVQQRAAAACPPSLQQLELLELEMRARAIKALMKASHGKVP